One window from the genome of Diorhabda sublineata isolate icDioSubl1.1 chromosome 10, icDioSubl1.1, whole genome shotgun sequence encodes:
- the LOC130449873 gene encoding uncharacterized protein LOC130449873, producing MKLVSLIVKPFCILSILVEEFRTTQINILNPLDAICNKPRRDAVCVSQLKNAKKVDKAILQERPDVKIFLPFRFLFYKPDELFKPHTYNRFLAAPTGDHVISLIDEISLILPPAPPLSQLDDLDQDLFCNGDNRPVNCGKDCQCVHNVDIPLNAIVEVVLVDEVQSPNLSHPFHLHGYNFNVIGIGRSPDQNVKKINLKHALDLDRRGLLHRQFNLPPSKDTVAVPNNGYVIFRFRADNPGWWLFHCHFLFHIVIGMGLIIHVGTQHDLPPVPHLFPRCGDHLPPITGPPPLHSYQ from the exons ATGAAATTAGTCAGTCTCATCGTTAAACCCTTttgtatattatcaattttggtTGAGGAATTTAGAACCACGCAAATAAAT ATACTGAACCCCTTAGATGCGATCTGTAATAAACCGAGAAGAGACGCCGTATGCGTGAGTCAGCTAAAAAACGCGAAAAAAGTAGACAAAGCGATACTACAGGAACGTCCagacgtcaaaatatttttaccttTCCGTTTCCTTTTCTACAAGCCCGACGAACTTTTCAAACCTCACACGTACAACAGATTCTTAG CCGCCCCCACGGGTGATCACGTCATAAGTTTGATTGATGAGATATCTCTGATACTACCACCGGCTCCTCCGCTGTCCCAATTGGACGATCTGGATCAGGATCTGTTTTGTAACGGGGACAATCGTCCTGTTAACTGCGGGAAGGATTGCCAATGCGTCCATAACGTTGATATTCCACTTAATGCCATCGTAGAAGTAGTTTTAGTTGATGAAG TACAATCGCCGAATTTGAGTCACCCTTTCCATCTCCACGGGTATAACTTCAACGTGATCGGTATCGGTAGATCCCCCGATCAAAACGTGAAGAAAATCAACCTGAAGCACGCCTTAGATTTGGATAGGAGGGGACTACTACACAGACAGTTCAATTTACCTCCGTCGAAAGATACCGTAGCGGTACCGAATAACGGATATGTGATATTTAGATTTAGAGCCGATAATCCAG gttGGTGGTTGTTCCATTGCCATTTTCTCTTCCACATCGTCATAGGAATGGGTCTTATTATACACGTCGGAACGCAACACGATTTACCGCCGGTGCCGCATCTGTTTCCGAGATGCGGGGATCATTTGCCGCCCATAACGGGACCGCCTCCTCTACACAGTTACCAGTAA